Genomic DNA from Candidatus Rhabdochlamydia porcellionis:
AATAGATTCTTGTTCTGAGAATAAAGAACTTTTTCTAGAAGAAGAGGTTTGGGGAAATATCAATATAGAGCAAACTTTAAACTTTACAACAGAGGATGTAGAAACTCTGCGTCAATTTCCTTTTATTGATCAAACTCTTGTAGAAGATTTTTTTAAAAAGTTAAAAAATCCTCAGGATAGAGACTTAAAATGGAAAAACTTTCTCAAATCAAATCCATCTAAACAACAAAAAGAAGAGTGGTTGAAAAAAAACCCTAAAAACAAATCCATTGAAGAATCGATTAAAGAGCTGAACTTTTTAAAATATATTACCGAAAACCGCAAACAAATTATCCAATGGCTAGAAAGTGAAGCAAAGAGTAATACTTTTAAAAAATCAGGGCATTTAGTTGATCAACAACTTAAATATCTCAAATCTACAGAAGACCCATTACATATATTTTCACTTATTGAAAATAGAGAGTTAAAGAATAGCATTGCACAAAGTAAAGAAATACAAGAGCAAACCATTCAAGTGGGAATTAACCTCACTGCAGCGCAAGATCGTCTCGTAAATGCTCTCTGTCGTCTGTTACATGAAAAAAGTCAAATATTCAATCCCGGTCAGTCTAATTACTACACAGGAAACTCCCCTTATACGATTGCTGATTACGGTAAAAAAGAAGAAAAAATCCCCAGTCTTGTATTGGAACCTCATGAACTTTATCAAGCTTACTTAGAAAAAGTAGACTTCAGCGGAAAAGAAATAAGCAACATAGAAGACATACTTGAAAAAGCACAAAATACAAGGCATTTGATCATTTATGAATGGAGAACAAAAAACAAAACTGGTAAAACCTTGGTAGACCGCATAGAACAATATCAACCCCTATTCATGGTAGATCGCATTTTTCCAGGTATGAATGAAGAGGAAGCCAATTTAGTGGCTCAAGGGGATACTGAGGCAAGAAGAAAGAAGGCCAAATTCTTAATTAAGTTTAATCCTTTGTTTATCCATCAGATTGAATCTAAATATGTTTTATATCCCAAGGACATTCATCAGCGCATGGCCAAAGCAGCAGGTGGCGATCCTAGAAAAGTTACTCCTGCTATGAACTCATTAAGAGATTTCTGCCTGAGAGCTCTGAGCAATAAACAAAAAAAAATAGAGCTTAATCAAGAGACTCTCCCTCTTTTGTTAAAACTAGAAAATTATGTCAAGTCTGGGCGAAAAAAAGAGATTCTTAAAAAAATCATAGACTCTTTTCAAGTTTGTAAAAATATTGGTTTAATCGACAGATGGGAAGAAAAATCCGGTACGAATAATCAAACTAAGTATGTTATTCATCTTAACCCTGGATTCCTAGGAAGCACCTACCTTTCTTGAGAAATTTTCAAAGGCAATGTTCGTCAAAAGAAATTAAAAAACGCAAATAAAGGCTGATCCTGGCTTAATTTAACTTAAAGATGTCCAACCACACCAATCGCACTCTATAAAGCGCACAGGAACTGTTTAAACACTTAAATTCCTAGCTTTAAGTTTTAGACAACACAAGTAGTTTGCATTTGTCTCCTTACAGACATCCTATTCCCTCTCTTTTGGGTAGGGAGCTATTTATTTGCCGTTTATTACGGCAAATAATAGCCCTTACCCTTCTTATAATACTCTTATAAGAGTCTTATAATATCTACCGCCTGGTTTTTACCTATGAGAGTTCTGCATCGTAGTACGGTAATTCTGCATCGTAGTACGGTAAATCGACCCTTTTTCTGCATCGTAGTACGGTAACTCTGCATCGTAGTACGGTAGTAGTTTCGTCTTTTCAGAAGAAATATGTAATTAAATGCAAATTATCGAGAAAATTTGTTTCGTTGGTAAAGAAAAATCGGCCGAGATTGGATTGAGGAATCGTTTTAAGGATTTCACAAAAAGATAAAAGGTTGTTTTTATTTAAATGACTATAATAATATGACTACAGGAAATGAGTAGGTTTTATATGGATGAAAAAATGCAAGCGGCAAAATTCAAATCAGAATGTCTTAAAGTCATGGAACGGGTAAAAAAAACACGAAGAAAAGTTGTCATTACTAAAAGAAACGTTCCTATTGCGAAATTAGTTCCCCTAGATGTAGAAGACGAACAGGTTTTAGGAAAGCTTAAGGGAACCGTTCATTTTAAGGATAACATAATGGACTCTATTGAAGAGGATTGGGATGCCCATTCTTAGAAGATTGAAACGACACAGAATTCTTCTAGATACACATGTGTTTATATGGGTAATGAACGACAGCCCTCTTTTAACAAAGGAGTTTAAAAACTCCTTTGCATCTATTTTCAAGACACAGGGCGCTTTATTATGCCCCATGTCTATTTGGGAGATAGGAATGTTGACTGATAAAAAACGGATAGAGATAGACATGGACGTATTAGACTGGGTCAATAAGGCTCTAGACTCACCTGGGATGCTCATTTGTCCTATCTCTCCTCGTATAGCAATTCAAAGTACTAGACTACCGGGTAAAGTTCACTTAGACCCCGTAGATCGCCTACTGATAGCTACTGCTTACGAAGAGAGTGCTGTTCTTGTTACAAGTGACAGAAAGATTATTGACTACGGGAAAGGAAGGTTTATTTCCGTTTTTGATCCTTGCAAACGATAATTCCTTATATCTTGTTGTATTTAGTTTAAAGCAATAAAGCGTGCTTTATTGCTTTTTATCCTACAGTGGTCATTTGGGAATTTCTTTGGATAAACCCATTTAATTCTTCAATTAAGATACGATATCTTCCTTTAGGACTGATTTGCATAGCTTTAATCTTTCCGCTTTTAATAGCGCGCCTAATTGTTAAAGGGCTCATACCTAGCATAACGGCCGCTTCAGGCAAAGTAACAACTTTTCTGGATGTGTCTAAGAGGTGATTATTCATAAATGGCTATATACTAGTTCCCTATTCACTCCTTTGTCAAATAAAATTTTTGATATTAAAAATATCGAAAGAAGCTGTTTCTTTGATTATATGCTAAACCTTATTGTCGCAATGCAAGTAAAAAAATCAATTTTACATCACCAACATACTTTATTACTCTAAAGTCAGGTGTTACTAAATCACACTTTATCCCAGGGACAGAAGCAAAAAAAACAACCGGTAACACCTGACAAAATGATAAGAATAATTAAAAAAAAGTATCAACCAAAAAAGCCAGGAGGGTTTTATGGATTCCTTTCTTCGTATTTCTCTTCTTCTCGATCACGTATAGCACTAGCAACTTCAACAACTGTATTCATAATTTGCAGTCCGTGAAATCTCAATGCAGCATCACAGATATTTGTTAGTGATTTTTCCATTTTTTCGTCTACTTCAAGCACTTTTGTTTTAGTCATTTCATCCTCGAAATCTGTTTAAACTCCATAGAAATAATAACAAAAAAAACAAAAACTAAAACAATTTATTTTCTTTTTTACAGAAAAAACATTGCATTTGCATCTAAAAGTATACGCTTTTTAATAAAAGATTACTCATTTCTAATTTTCCTTCTTCAAAAAGAACTAAATTAACCTTTGTTCCTTTTCTATCACCTGTCAATAGCGTAAATCATCTTTATTTTTTACAATCAATTCTTAAATTAGGCATTTTCCTATCAGATTTCAGAAAGTGCTTGTTATCGGAATATTCGTTGGGTAGAGGATGTGCTCATTAAGCATCCTGACTTTGCACTTCCTGGGCATATTAAAAGACCAAAAAAAACCAAAGGTATTTTTACTCAGGAAAAAAGAAAAAACACACAATAAAAAGCCAGGTGATAGTAGACAAAAAAAATCGGAAGATTATTTGCACTGCATTTGCAAATGGTAGGCGTCATGATTTTCGTTTATTTAAAGAATCCAAAGTAAAAATCTATCCTCATACCAAAATAATTACAGATACAGGATATCAAGGATTAAAAAAGCTTCATAAAAAAACACAAATGCCCAAAAGGAGAACTAAAAAAATCCCCTAACAAAAGAAGATAAATGCAACAACCAATATCTAGCTAGAGAGCGCTCTATTAATGAAAATGTGATTGGCTTGCTTAAGCGTTTTAAAATACTCTCTGATCGTTATAGAAATCGACGAAAACGTTTTTGCTTAAGATTTAATCTTATAGCTGGAATTTATAATTGGGAGCTTTAAAATTAAGTTGTGCAAGAGATCTATTATTTATAAAATTGGAAAGCCCAAATTTACCACCTACTATTACGGTCAATGTTGCTTACTTTGAGAATAATATTTCTTGTATGAAATGATTTCAGGTCACCTTCGACTACATTGTACTTGGTTCTAATGAACCATTGTTTAATCTTCCTATTGGCGAGTTTTTCTTTATTAATGAGTCTGTAAAACCAGCTTTTAATAAAGCT
This window encodes:
- a CDS encoding helix-turn-helix domain-containing protein, which encodes MNNHLLDTSRKVVTLPEAAVMLGMSPLTIRRAIKSGKIKAMQISPKGRYRILIEELNGFIQRNSQMTTVG
- a CDS encoding type II toxin-antitoxin system VapC family toxin encodes the protein MPILRRLKRHRILLDTHVFIWVMNDSPLLTKEFKNSFASIFKTQGALLCPMSIWEIGMLTDKKRIEIDMDVLDWVNKALDSPGMLICPISPRIAIQSTRLPGKVHLDPVDRLLIATAYEESAVLVTSDRKIIDYGKGRFISVFDPCKR
- a CDS encoding type II toxin-antitoxin system Phd/YefM family antitoxin, which produces MQAAKFKSECLKVMERVKKTRRKVVITKRNVPIAKLVPLDVEDEQVLGKLKGTVHFKDNIMDSIEEDWDAHS